One Cellulomonas soli DNA window includes the following coding sequences:
- a CDS encoding Lrp/AsnC family transcriptional regulator, with protein MSADADLAAAPDPLDPLDAAIVRELALDARATYAEIGKVVALSAPAVKRRVDRLLDRGVIRGFTVRLDPAALGWQTEAFVELFCHGSTSPATMRAAIARYPEVVTASTVTGDVDLVVQVRTSDMRHLERVVERLAAEPFVARTRSTVVLSALVRRPDVPPAPASSPG; from the coding sequence CGCCGACCTGGCAGCAGCACCCGACCCGCTCGACCCCCTCGACGCGGCGATCGTGCGCGAGCTCGCCCTCGACGCCCGCGCCACCTACGCCGAGATCGGCAAGGTCGTGGCCCTCTCCGCCCCGGCCGTCAAGCGACGTGTCGACAGGCTCCTCGACCGCGGGGTGATCCGCGGGTTCACCGTCCGGCTGGACCCGGCAGCCCTCGGCTGGCAGACCGAGGCGTTCGTCGAGCTGTTCTGCCACGGCTCGACGAGCCCGGCGACCATGCGGGCGGCGATCGCCCGGTACCCCGAGGTCGTGACCGCGAGCACCGTCACGGGCGACGTCGACCTGGTCGTGCAGGTGCGCACCTCCGACATGCGGCACCTCGAGCGCGTCGTCGAGCGGCTCGCCGCCGAACCCTTCGTGGCCCGTACCCGCTCGACCGTCGTGCTGTCCGCGCTGGTCCGCCGACCCGACGTCCCGCCCGCACCGGCCTCGTCACCCGGCTGA
- a CDS encoding universal stress protein, translating to MPRPVILVGIDGSTAGLHALDWAAAEAAARGWALRLVCCYSLPSFTAASLDGGYAALDDTAILEGAKAVLADAAARVAGRGLEVTANVVTGDAAGVLVDLSREAGLAVVGTRGRGGFADRLLGTVSSALPAHAYCPTVVVPLRGHGRALPDEEQVPDVQPVRRIVVGIDGSPQAEAALRVAIQEAATWGAELTAVAGVPIGAGTGILAWLPASVDHEQILADIAEGLNVVVDRELAGRTDVVVKRHALDGTGAQLLTEFSQATDLIVVGSRGRGGFTGLLLGSTSQAVLHHAECAVMVVTHRAQALAEAR from the coding sequence ATGCCGCGCCCTGTGATCCTCGTGGGGATCGACGGATCGACCGCCGGTCTGCATGCGCTGGACTGGGCTGCTGCCGAGGCCGCGGCTCGCGGGTGGGCCCTGCGGCTCGTGTGCTGCTACTCGCTGCCGTCGTTCACGGCGGCGTCGCTGGACGGCGGGTACGCCGCCCTGGACGACACGGCGATCCTGGAGGGCGCGAAGGCCGTGCTGGCCGATGCCGCCGCGCGGGTCGCCGGTCGGGGCCTCGAGGTCACCGCGAACGTCGTCACGGGCGATGCGGCCGGGGTCCTCGTCGACCTCTCCCGCGAGGCGGGTCTGGCCGTCGTCGGCACGCGCGGTCGGGGCGGGTTCGCCGACCGGCTGCTCGGCACGGTGTCCTCCGCGCTGCCCGCGCACGCGTACTGCCCGACCGTCGTGGTCCCGCTGCGCGGGCACGGTCGCGCGTTGCCGGACGAGGAGCAGGTCCCCGACGTGCAGCCGGTGCGCCGGATCGTCGTGGGGATCGACGGGTCGCCGCAGGCCGAGGCCGCTCTGCGGGTCGCGATCCAGGAGGCGGCGACGTGGGGTGCCGAGCTCACCGCGGTCGCCGGGGTCCCGATCGGCGCGGGCACGGGAATCCTGGCGTGGCTGCCCGCGTCCGTGGACCACGAGCAGATCCTCGCCGACATCGCCGAGGGCCTGAACGTCGTCGTGGACCGCGAGCTGGCGGGGCGCACGGACGTCGTGGTCAAGCGTCACGCGCTGGACGGCACGGGTGCCCAGCTGCTCACCGAGTTCTCGCAGGCGACCGACCTGATCGTGGTCGGCTCGCGCGGGCGTGGAGGGTTCACGGGTCTGCTGCTCGGTTCGACGAGCCAGGCCGTGCTGCACCACGCGGAGTGCGCCGTGATGGTCGTGACGCACCGGGCGCAGGCCCTGGCCGAGGCTCGCTGA